In the genome of Cryptomeria japonica chromosome 8, Sugi_1.0, whole genome shotgun sequence, one region contains:
- the LOC131054672 gene encoding large ribosomal subunit protein uL14c-like, whose product MIQSQTYLNVADNSGARKLMCIRVLGAGNRNTANIGDIIIVIIKEVAPNMPLEESEVVRAVVICTCKELKRSDGMIIRSDDNAAVVIDQKGNPRGTRVFGSVTEELRELNFTKIISLAPEVL is encoded by the coding sequence ATGATTCAGTCCCAAACTTACTTGAATGTAGCAGACAACAGTGGAGCCCGAAAATTAATGTGTATTCGAGTGCTAGGAGCAGGTAATCGTAACACCGCTAATATCGGCGATATTATCATCGTTATAATTAAAGAAGTAGCACCTAATATGCCTCTAGAAGAATCAGAGGTAGTTAGAGCCGTAGTTATATGTACGTGTAAAGAACTTAAACGTAGTGATGGAATGATAATACGATCTGATGACAATGCAGCAGTTGTCATTGATCAGAAAGGAAATCCAAGAGGAACTCGAGTTTTTGGTTCAGTTACTGAGGAATTAAGAGAATTGAATTTCACCAAAATAATCTCATTGGCTCCTGAAGTATTATAA